GGATCATCTTTTGCGTAGATAATGAGGGTTGGTTTTTTTATTTTTGGCAGAATGCGAAATGGACTACTGGCATAGTAGTAATCGGTGACGGTTTTAAAGCCAAGGGTGGGAATGACAAAATATTGATCAAAGTTGCGAATACTATCAACAAATGGTAAAAGTTTTAGCTCAACATCTTGGGGGTGATGGTGATGAATATGGGTAATTAATGCTCTTAATCCTTGGGTTATGGCTTGGTCTAAATATTTTTTGAGGGGATGATTTTCTAGGTAGGTTAAGGATTTTTCGGCATCCAGACTAGGACAAATTACCCCGCAACCCCCAATATCCTTCTCTGTCAAACTACTAATTTTATCAATCTGTGAACCGTAAGATATTGCCCATAGTGCCAGTTGTCCGCCCAAGGAGTAGCCTGTAAACCAAAATTTACTAGGAAAACCCTCTTTTTTGGCTTGAGAGGCGATCGCCACGAAATCCTGACCTTCAAAAATGCCATCGGAGGTTAAAACGGGTGATAACTGGGCTGTTTTTCCATGCGCCCTCCAATCAAATAAAATGATGGCATAACCTAGATGATAGGCTTTTCGGGCTAAAATTTGCAATAACCATTGATTGTCAAGATTACCAGTTATGCCATAGGTGGCGATGATTGTTCCCTTGGGTTTTGGGGGAATAGCGGTTAGGGCGTAAAGGGGTACGTTATCAACACCATAAAATATTTTTTCTCGGTAAGATATGGGGGATAAATTGATAGTTTTTTGCCAGTGTTTGTTGAGTTGTTTGGCTATGTAGATGGTTTGGATTAATCCACTTTTAAGAAAAAAAGATGGTTGATAATTTGATGACATTGTACTTTTAAATCAAATTTTGTTTACACTTTTCGTTGTTCTTAATAATTCCCATGAATGTGAGTAGATAACCTGAGTTCGGGATAACATTTTCTAGTTAAGGTAGGCAATAGGGAATAGGCAATGGGCAATAGTGAAGTGAATATTTTTCACCATTTCTAGGTGTTATTTAGCAATTTGAAAACCGCCGTAAACTTTTCACCGTCAAGGCTGATACTAAACGATACTCATAATTATTCTCCCAAATTGAGGTTAGATAATAATTTATGAGAAAGAGTGATGGAATTACATTTTTTCTGGGTAATATGGGTTTGATGATCGCATTTTATGTAATCAAAAACATTTTTTTTTAAAGACTGTTATATTATCAAAACTTATTTTTATACTAACATTAATATTTTTTTAATCTTTTGATTGGCAAAATATATATATTTTTTGCAGAGAAAAGTATCATATTTTATTGTAAACAATATGTATATTGAAAAGGTATTATAATTGTTAAAATTTTATAATAGTTAAGAATAAGAATAATTTTTGTTTTAAAAAGGTTTTAAGAATGTTCAGTCTTGAATAAAAAATGCAAATTAGAAAAAATGAGTTAGGATAAAATAGAATCTTTTTATCTCTTCGATAATTCTCAAATACCATGATAGATCCTCAAGCCTTTACCGAATTATACCTAAGAGAAAATACGCAAAAAAATCAGATATTATCAGAGTATCAAAAACTAATCCTAGATAACATCATTGATGGAGTAGTTTTATTTAAAGAAGATCGCTACATATACGTAAATCAGGCATTTACTGAAATTTCAGGCTATGGAGAAGAAGAATTATTAGGAAAAAGATGGCAAGACTTTTATCCAGCAAAAGATGCTCAAAAAATAGAAAAAGAGATTCTTGGTATTTGTAAAGAAAACAAATATTGGAGAGGAGAAACAATTTCTTATCATAAAAATGGACAAAAAGTTTGGAAACAAATGTCCTTATCCTTGATTGAAGATGGAATTTTAATAGGAATTTGTCGAGATATTAGCGAGGGAAAAAAAACCCAAACTATGGTCAAAGCCCAAGAATCTGCCATGAGGGCTTTATATCAAGTGACATCATCATCTAGTTTAACCTTTGCAGAAAAATTAGAAGGTATCTTTAACCTTGGTAGGACATTTTTTGACTTAGAAATGGGGGTGTTAACCCGTGGATTAGACACATCTATTCAAATAGTCAAATTTCAGGGGGAAAAAAGAAATGGTGAAGTAGTTCAACTGCCTGTATATATAAACAATGATCAATCATTATGCTTTATTTGTTTGCAAAAACAAGAACCTTTAGTCATTGAATCCTTAGCCAAATCTATTTATAAAGAACATCCAGGGCATACTCTTTGGAATATCCAAAGCTATATTGGGGCAAAGATTGAAGTATCTGGGAAAACCTACGGTACTTTATGTTTTTTTTCGTTTGAGGAAAAAAATAGTGATACCATCACCGAAAATTCTCAACAGTTATTAAAATTAATGGCTCAATGGATTGGTTATGAAATTGAGCGCCAAGAGTCGCAAAAGTTACTGGAGCAAAAATTTCAGCAGGAAGTTTTATTAAAAACCATTGTTCAATCCATTCGTCAAACTATTGATTATGAAGAGTTATTCCAAAGGGCGGCTGAAACTATTGGAGAAACTTTCAACTTAGATCGTTGTCATCTTTTTACCTATGATACAACCAAAAAACCAGCCATGACTCCTTTGGGAGAATATTTGAGTGAGGGTATTTTATCTATGAGTCATGTAAATGTTGATCCTCATAATATTCGTAATCTTCACCTGGAAAAAATATTAGAACAAGATGAGGCGGTGGTAACTAATAATGTTTTTGAAGATCCTCTCTTGGAAAATATGCGTCATGTGTGTGTACAAGTTGATTTAAAGTCGATGATGGCGGTGCGCACTTCTTATTTAGGTCAAGCTAACGGTATTATTTGTTTACATACTTGTAAAGAGTACAGAAATTGGACGGATTCGGAGATAGAATTAATTGAAAATGTTGCTTCTCAATTTGGCATTGCGATCGCACAGGCGAAGTTATTGCAACAGGAAAAAGAACAGAAAGAACAATTAGAGTTAAAAAATAAAGCCTTAGAGGAAGCGAGGAAGGAGGCAGAAAGTGCTAATAGGGCAAAAAGTGCTTTCTTAGCTACCATGAGTCATGAAATTCGTACACCGATGAATGGGATTATGGGTATGGCGGATTTGTTGTGCCATACTCCTTTAAATAAAGAGCAAAAAGATTATGTCAAAACCATTAATCAAAGTGGCAGTTTATTACTGACAATTATTAATGATATTTTAGATTTAGCAAAAATTGAAGCGGGTAAAATTGAGTTAGAAAAAAAACCTTTTAATCTTCATCAATGTATCGAGGAAGTTTTAAAATTGATGAGGGCTAATGCTATCAATAAAAATATCAAATTAATTTATATTAAAAATCATTTAATTCCTGCCGATTTTATCGGTGATATTAATCGTCTCAAGCAAATTATTCTCAATTTAGTGAGTAACGGCATAAAATTTACTGAAAAAGGGGAGGTACAGGTAAAAGCTGATGCTCGTCTTTGTCCTGATGGTTTTCATGTCATTCAAATTGCCATAAAAGATACAGGCATCGGTATTCCTACAGATAAGTGCGATCGCCTCTTTAAACCATTTTCCCAAGTAGATGGCACCAATACTCGTAAATATGGCGGTACAGGATTAGGATTAGTAATTAGTCAAAAAATAGCCCATTTAATGGGAGGAAAAATTACTTTTAAGACAGAAATAGCTCAAGGCTCTACCTTTTATATTACCATAAAATTACTAGCTCTTTCCTCAGAAGAAATAAGTGAAAGAAACCTGTTAAATAGTAATGAAAATATAGAAAATAAAACCTTAAAAATATCCTCCTTACCCATCAAAATTTTATTGGTAGAAGATAATCCCGTTAACTACAAAGTAGCCCGTTTAATGTTTCAAAAACTAGGCTATACAGGAGAAAAATTAAACATTGCCCATGACGGTTTACAAGCCCTCGAATTAATTAATCAAAACCAATATGACATCGTCTTTATGGACTTACAAATGCCTAACCTAGATGGTTTGAATACTACCATCAAAATACGGGCATTAGGTAAAAAAATAAAACAACCTTGGATAGTCGCCATGACAGCTTCCGCCTTGGCAGAAGATCGAAAAAACTGCTTTAATGTAGGAATGAATGATTATGTCAGTAAGCCGATTCGCTCTGGTACCATTCAACAAGCATTGCAAAGGTTTTCTAATAGTTTGATTCTCTAAATAAAATTAATGAACATTATCATCTTATCTATGATTGCCGCCCTCATCATTCCCATGTATCAATCATGGCGGGATGAAAACGTCTGGCAAAAAATGTTGGCAGTGGCGAGTATCTCGACAAAAACGGCACTGCTAATTTTGGTAATTGCCGTTTTTCGGGACGATTGGATGATGGGGGTTGTGGGTGTAATTATCCTCACCGTTGGCAATGCAGGATTGATGTTGTTAGCTCATCTGCTCAAAAGAATGGGAGAAATTTAGAGTCTATTTTCTTTAAACCGACTCAATCATCAAATTTTTCCCAGTTGTGGCTCAGATAGTATGGATTGTTACAGACTAGAGGGCTGATCTAGTCGTAGGGTATTAATCGATGTAATAAGAGAGGTTGAGGATTAATGCACCTATGAGAATTGAGCAAATTAAGGCATTTTTAGCAGTTAATGATACAGGTAGTTTTGGACAGGCAGCCAAACAATGTGGTGTGACTCAGTCCACTGTCAGTCGTCAAGTTCAGGCCTTAGAAGCTCATCTAGGTACCTCTTTATTTCATCGTCACGCTCAGGCAAAATTAACGGTGGGAGGAGAGCGACTTTTGCCCCATGCTCGACGAATTTGTCAGGAGTGGGAAAAGGTGGAGGAAAAAATGAAAGAGCTTTTACAGGGAGAGCAACCTGAGTTGTGCGTGGCGGCCATTCATTCTGTATGTGCCTATTTTCTTCCCCCCATTCTACAGAGTTTTTGTCGCAGTTTTCCCCAAGTACAATTAAGGGTAACAGCTTTAGGGAGCGATCGCGCCTTAAAAGTATTACGGGATGGATTAGTGGATGTCGCCATCGTCATGAACAATAAATATTTAACCGCCACAGGGGAAATGTATGTCAAACCTTTGTATGAAGAAGTAATACAAGTTTTAGTATCAAAAGATCATCCCCTAGCATCCTTCGAGACGACAACCATAAAAGACTTAGTGGGCTTTCCTCAAGTAATTTTCAAGGATGGTTATGGTATGCAAAGAATTGTCCAAGACTTATTCACTAGCCATGGTTTTGATTTACCCGTAGCCATGGAATTAAACACCCTTGATGCTTTTCGGGGGGTAATTCGTCAGGGTAATTTGATCGCTCTGTTGCCCCAATCTGCCCTCCAAGAAGCGGTATTAGATCCTACCCTAGCGGTGGTTTCCATCGCCCTAGATTCGGGTTTACCCCTCACCAGAGACGTTGTTTTAGTTACCACTAGGGATAGGCTAGAAATTCCCACAGTCAAGAACTTTTTTAACCTTGTCTATAACCAAACTCAGAGTTGAAGAATGATTAATTTCTTGCCATAATAACGGCTGGATTTTGGACAATGATATGGCGCTGTTTATCGATAAAAATTAAACCATCCCTTTGCAAGTCGCCCAATAAACGAGTTACCGTTACCCTTGTAGTACCAATGGCACTTGCCAAATTTTGATGGGTAAAACGTACCGTAATTCGTGAACAACCATTGTTCATTTTTTCCCCAATACTATCGGCTAACAAGCGTAATAATGCTATCAGTTTGTCCTCTACTCGTTTTAAACCTGCGATCGCCAATAACTGTTCATTTTGCCGAACTCGACTCACCGTTTGAGTTAAAACATTTTGAGCGATTTGTGGAGATTTCTCAATTTCTTGTAAACTATACCATTGTAAATACACATCAGACAAAGCCCTTGCCTTAAAAGAATCGAGGGAAGTTAACCAAAGACCAAAAAAATGATCCTGTGCCGCCCATCCCAACCAAGTCTCATCCCCTTGAGGATTTACCCTAATCAACTGTACAAAACCACGACTAATGCCCCAAACCCCTTGACTTAAAAGAGGAATTTCTTCACCCTTTCCATAAAAATGTAATCTTCTTTCGCCAGATTGGATTTTAGTGCTTAAATTATGTTTAGAGGGAGAAGTTAGTAACATAAATAGAAATAGCAGATGTTTGCTAGGATACATCGAATTACCCCTTATCCTAAGAGATAAAAGTTAATAGAAGGTAATGAAAAGTTTAAATTTTTAACCTCAATTTGTTAACCAAAAAACCATGAACGAAAATCAACCAGAGTCCATAGTAGAAGATGCCGATATTCAAAAACTACATCTAACCAGAATATACGGAAGATGGTTATTAGTGCTTTTATCTTGGTTAACCTTGATGCCTTGGGGTTTGTGGCAATTTAGGGAAACCTTTTCACTATGTCAAGAACATTGTACATGGGCAGCCATTCGGGCAGGAATGGAATTTAATCCCCTAGCTACTTTGGCAGTTACTTTTTCTATCGGTTTTTTAACCTCTGTGTTAATCTGGCATAGTTCCTATATTTTACGGGGAGGTTTATCGGATAAAGAAAAATATTATTTTGCCCAAGAAGTAAAAAAAATTAGAACAAAGGGCAATAAACATTTTCTTTGGAAATGGTTAGAAAAAAAGTAAGTTAATAGTTTATTTAGCACTCCTTAACTTTTTTTGATTTGATCAATAATTTGTTTAATATCATCAAAAGCCATGGGTTTATTAATACAATCGTCAAATCCTAAAGATAAATAGTAGTCTTTATTATCAGTAATATGGGGATGTACAGCAATAATAAAATGATTATTTTTATATTTATTTCTAATGTTTTCAATAGTTAAAAAACCGTCCATTTTAGGCATATTTATGTCTATAAAAATACCATCATAATTATGTTTTTCTAGTTGTGCTAAAACTTCTAATCCATTATTAGCAATATCAGGATAAATTCCTAATTTTTGTAAATAAAATTTAAATACTTTTTGGTTAATGCGATTATCTTCCGCTACTAAAATTTTCAAAGTAGATAAAACAAGAGCCTTATTATCAAAAGAATTATCTTTATTTTCTACAAAAGGCTGTAAATGTAATGTAAAGTAAACCGTTGAACCCTGAAAAGATGTAGAAGAATAACACCATTGAGGAGGAGGATTTCCCGCTATATTTCCCTTACTTTCTATCCACAGAGTACCACCCATGACACTGACTAAACTTTTGGCGATGACTAATCCTAGTTTTCTACTGATATTATTATGTTTTTGATTAAATGGTTCAAAAATATGAGATATATCTTCTCCTTTTATGCCAATGCCAGTATCTTTGATCATAAACATTAAACATTTATTATTTAATGATAAATCATTATTTTCTGAACAAAGATTAGTTTCTTTAACCACTATAGATATTGAGCCTTGTTTTGTAAATTTAAAAGCATTATCTAAAATATTAAATAATATTTGTCTAATACGGGGAGCATCACCAAGAAAAGATGGTAAATTATGGGGGATTGAAAAGGTAAAATTTAATTGGCTTTCTTCTGCTTTTTTGACAAATAAAACAAAGACAGATTTGATAATTTCCTCAATGGTTAATTTTTGTTGTTCTAATACTAAATTTCCCACCTCAATACTAGAAAAATCAAGAATATCATTAACGGATTTTAGTAAATTTGACCCTGTATTCCTAATGGTTTGAATATAATTTTTTTGCTCTTCTGTCAATTCAGTATTGGCTAACATTTCGGCAACTCCTAAAACCCCACTCATCGGATTACGAAATTCATCACTTAGACTGGCTAAAAATTGGGTTTTTTGTTGAGTGAGGTTTTCTGCTTCTTGTTTTGCTTTTTTGAGGGATAATTGTTTTTCGAGAATTTTGTTATAGTCAATTAATATTTTTTCTTTTGCTTGGGTTTGTAATTCTTTTTGATGATTTAATTCTTCTAACTGATTATTTTTATTTAGTAATAGTTGATTAAATTTAATGAGTTCTTTTTTGGCATAACTATTTTCATTTAAAACAGCACTGAGAATTAAAGTTGTCATAGAAATACAGGCAACAAATGATTGCAATAATAACAAAGAGTCTCGGCTAGATTCTCTGACAAAGGATGTATTTCCCCTAACTGTTTCAATCACTAAAAGGATGGAGATTATTAGTACGACAGAAGTCGCCCCTAATTCGTAAAAGCGAAATACTGTCCATACTAAAAGGGGAATAAAAAAATATTCTAAATGATAATCTGTGTAGGTAGTTTGATTTAAAACTAGGGTAAGAAAAATAATAATTAGGGCTTCTAACCATTGTTTTTTTATTAATTTGATGAAGTTATTGATTTGTTTTTGCCAAGCAACAATTAAGGGAGTAAAGATTAAAATACCAAAACTATCACTTAGCCACCATGTAATGGCGATGGCGGGGAATAAATTCCACGGTGCATTACCAAATCCACAAACTAAACTCGCACAAATAATGCCGATGGGTATATGGCTAATAAAACTACCAAAAACGATGAACTGTACGGTATTTTTAGCACTATGTAGAAAGTAACGGCTGCTTAATTCTTCGGGGTTATTGGTATTGCGGGATTCACTCCAAAGGGTAGCGATTATTTTTCCTAGGCTTGTGACGATGGTTAGTAGTAAAATTAATAGTAGGTTAGATAAACTTGCCCAACCTTGATAAATAGTAAATTCAGCGATAAAGATACCTAAAAATACTCCTAACCAAAGGGAATAACCCCAAATAAATAGTAAGCCAACGGCTATTCCTCCCGGAATCCAGATAGGGGTTGAGCCTGTGTTGGGATAGGTGGTAAAACTAATGGATAGTAGGGCGGTTAGAAAGTAAAGGATGGCAACTAAAATTTGTTTCCACCATGAAACATGAAGGGGGTTAAAATCATACTGTTTTATGATGGATGAAAAACACTTCATGGTAGATAAGGGGCAGAGGAGGGATAATATATCTATTTATATTTTGTTAATTACCATTATCGTTGAGGATTAATTAAGTTATCAACCCTAATCGGGTTAAGATATTCTTTATAATTAAATTTATCTAAAATTTGGTTGCTAATTTTGTTAGTAATTTTTTGAGTTTTGATGGTTAAGTCATTATGGCTGAATATGAGGAAATTTTTGTCAGTAAAGAGTTTATTGGTTTGTGTCAGTCACAGTTAATTTTATTGGCGCAAAATTTAGCGGCACAGGAAAGTGCTATTTATTTAACTGAAACTGTCAAAAATGAAGAACCAAAGTTAATTCCCGTGGTAATTTATCCTTTTTCTTCTGGGGAAAATAACGATAATTTATTATTGTTACCTGAATCTCAGGATGGTACGGATTTTGAGTTTGATTTGATGGAAGAAAATAATAATAGTTTTAATCAAATTGTTAATTATATTCCTGAGTCGGCTTCTCCTTATCAGTTACTTTTACCTCTTATCCATGATGATTCTATGGTGGGGTTATTGGCGACTAATCGGAGTAAGAAACCTTGGCGTAAAAGGGAGATTTTACAGGTGCAGGAAGTGGCGCAAACGATTACTTTTGCTCGACTTTTGGATCAAAAACAACAGGTTTCTGAGGAACAATTAAAGCGTTATCAAAGTTTGCAAAAGTTACAAAATGATCATCTCGATGATTTTTTCCATCAGTTGCGTAATCCTTTGACTGCTATTCGTACTTTTGGCAAGTTATTGATTAAACGTTTGCTTGGGGATGACCAAAATTATACCATAGCCGAGGGAATTGTGCGTGAGGGCGATCGCCTCAAGGATTTAATACAAGATTTTAGTGAAGATTGGAAGGTGGTTAATAATATTTCTAATCCTAGTTTAGAACAAACGGAGTCAACGAGTTTCTTTTTGACAGAAAATATCCAACGATTGGAAAAGGTAGATTTGAATAAATTAATTATCCCTTTAGTTCAGGGAATTTCTACCATTGCCAAGGAAAAAAGTATTACTTTTATGAGTGATATTGATGAAGATTTACCCTTGATTTCTACTAACCCAAAAGCCTTGACAGAAGTGTTAAATAATTTATTAGATAATGCGGTCAAATATACTCCTGATGGTGGTAAAATTTGTTTGGAAATAGTAAAACAAAAATCTACTCCTGCGGGGGAAAAATTAGTCATTGAAATTAGTGATACGGGCTACGGTATTCCTCCTGAAGATCAAAAACATATTTTTGAGCGTCATTATCGTGGGGTACAAGAAGAGGGTAATATCCATGGCACTGGTTTGGGGTTAGCTATTGTCAAGGAATTGTGTGATAAAATGTCCATTGATATTGAGCTTTTTAGTCCTTCTTTTTGGCTGAAAAATCAGGAGTTAAATGGAACAACTTTTACTTTGTTTATTCCCATTGCATAAAACAGTTTTTTAACTACGAAATAGTCTACTATAAAGGGTTTCGTGGTGCATACTTGCCATAGATAAACCCCAACTACAACAGTTTAACTCTTCATCCTTTAAGTTGATAATATCAGGACTAATTTCTTTTAATAAATCATTAAATTGTAAGAGTATTTTCTGCCCTTCCGTTTGTCCTAGGGGAATGAGTTTAATTCCTACCCCAATCAGGTTATTTAACCAACTATGTAAATATCCCAATAACGCATCTTCAAGGGGAATTTGCCAATAAGACACTATACCACTAAAGGCGATCGTATAACTACATCTTTGAGGTAGTAAATTTAGAAAAGATTGACTATCATTTCCTTTTTCTAAAGATACAATTAAACGACGTAAACTTTTGCCCATCTGTAAAGTTTGTTCCCTTAATTCAGAGGTTTCTCTACTAGCAATTAACCAATTATTCCAATAATTAATTTTGTCTTGATCACTATTCATAAATCCATGGTATCCTCTTACAAAAATCCCTGCCTCCATTTTGATAGAACCATAAATTAATTCATTTTTTAACCACTGATAAAGGGAAACACCATCACAAATTACTTTTTTTTCCACTAAACTTTCTATGGCATCAGAATAACTATATGCCCCTAAAGG
The sequence above is a segment of the Cyanobacterium stanieri PCC 7202 genome. Coding sequences within it:
- a CDS encoding integral membrane sensor hybrid histidine kinase (PFAM: Response regulator receiver domain; Histidine kinase-, DNA gyrase B-, and HSP90-like ATPase; His Kinase A (phosphoacceptor) domain; MASE1~COGs: COG3447 integral membrane sensor domain~InterProIPR004358:IPR003661:IPR003594:IPR001789:IPR 005467:IPR007895~KEGG: syp:SYNPCC7002_A2271 hybrid sensory kinase~PFAM: MASE1 domain protein; histidine kinase A domain protein; ATP-binding region ATPase domain protein; response regulator receiver~SMART: ATP-binding region ATPase domain protein; histidine kinase A domain protein; response regulator receiver~SPTR: Sensor protein) — translated: MKCFSSIIKQYDFNPLHVSWWKQILVAILYFLTALLSISFTTYPNTGSTPIWIPGGIAVGLLFIWGYSLWLGVFLGIFIAEFTIYQGWASLSNLLLILLLTIVTSLGKIIATLWSESRNTNNPEELSSRYFLHSAKNTVQFIVFGSFISHIPIGIICASLVCGFGNAPWNLFPAIAITWWLSDSFGILIFTPLIVAWQKQINNFIKLIKKQWLEALIIIFLTLVLNQTTYTDYHLEYFFIPLLVWTVFRFYELGATSVVLIISILLVIETVRGNTSFVRESSRDSLLLLQSFVACISMTTLILSAVLNENSYAKKELIKFNQLLLNKNNQLEELNHQKELQTQAKEKILIDYNKILEKQLSLKKAKQEAENLTQQKTQFLASLSDEFRNPMSGVLGVAEMLANTELTEEQKNYIQTIRNTGSNLLKSVNDILDFSSIEVGNLVLEQQKLTIEEIIKSVFVLFVKKAEESQLNFTFSIPHNLPSFLGDAPRIRQILFNILDNAFKFTKQGSISIVVKETNLCSENNDLSLNNKCLMFMIKDTGIGIKGEDISHIFEPFNQKHNNISRKLGLVIAKSLVSVMGGTLWIESKGNIAGNPPPQWCYSSTSFQGSTVYFTLHLQPFVENKDNSFDNKALVLSTLKILVAEDNRINQKVFKFYLQKLGIYPDIANNGLEVLAQLEKHNYDGIFIDINMPKMDGFLTIENIRNKYKNNHFIIAVHPHITDNKDYYLSLGFDDCINKPMAFDDIKQIIDQIKKS
- a CDS encoding histidine kinase (PFAM: Histidine kinase-, DNA gyrase B-, and HSP90-like ATPase; His Kinase A (phosphoacceptor) domain~COGs: COG0642 Signal transduction histidine kinase~InterPro IPR004358:IPR003661:IPR003594:IPR005467~KEGG: cyh:Cyan8802_3068 GAF sensor signal transduction histidine kinase~PFAM: ATP-binding region ATPase domain protein; histidine kinase A domain protein~SMART: ATP-binding region ATPase domain protein; histidine kinase A domain protein~SPTR: Sensor protein), with translation MAEYEEIFVSKEFIGLCQSQLILLAQNLAAQESAIYLTETVKNEEPKLIPVVIYPFSSGENNDNLLLLPESQDGTDFEFDLMEENNNSFNQIVNYIPESASPYQLLLPLIHDDSMVGLLATNRSKKPWRKREILQVQEVAQTITFARLLDQKQQVSEEQLKRYQSLQKLQNDHLDDFFHQLRNPLTAIRTFGKLLIKRLLGDDQNYTIAEGIVREGDRLKDLIQDFSEDWKVVNNISNPSLEQTESTSFFLTENIQRLEKVDLNKLIIPLVQGISTIAKEKSITFMSDIDEDLPLISTNPKALTEVLNNLLDNAVKYTPDGGKICLEIVKQKSTPAGEKLVIEISDTGYGIPPEDQKHIFERHYRGVQEEGNIHGTGLGLAIVKELCDKMSIDIELFSPSFWLKNQELNGTTFTLFIPIA
- a CDS encoding Urease accessory protein UreF (PFAM: UreF~COGs: COG0830 Urease accessory protein UreF~InterPro IPR002639~KEGG: ava:Ava_4635 urease accessory protein UreF~PFAM: Urease accessory protein UreF~SPTR: Urease accessory protein ureF), which codes for MSQKSLLLLLQLCNSSLPLGAYSYSDAIESLVEKKVICDGVSLYQWLKNELIYGSIKMEAGIFVRGYHGFMNSDQDKINYWNNWLIASRETSELREQTLQMGKSLRRLIVSLEKGNDSQSFLNLLPQRCSYTIAFSGIVSYWQIPLEDALLGYLHSWLNNLIGVGIKLIPLGQTEGQKILLQFNDLLKEISPDIINLKDEELNCCSWGLSMASMHHETLYSRLFRS